One Primulina huaijiensis isolate GDHJ02 chromosome 5, ASM1229523v2, whole genome shotgun sequence DNA segment encodes these proteins:
- the LOC140977835 gene encoding low temperature-induced protein lt101.2, with translation MGSATFVEVLLAILLPPLGVFLRFGCGIEFWICLLLTILGYIPGILYALYVLVA, from the exons ATGGGTTCTGCAACATTCGTTGAAGTTCTTTTGGCCATACTGTTGCCACCCCTCGGAGTTTTCCTAAGATTTGGCTGTGGA ATCGAATTTTGGATATGTTTGTTGCTGACAATCTTGGGATACATACCTGGGATTTTATATGCCCTTTACGTGTTGGTTGCGTAG